The Naumovozyma dairenensis CBS 421 chromosome 1, complete genome genomic interval CCTTTTTCAGCAAGTGTTGGCCTTTTAACATCTCTCAAAAATGTTTCACTAGAATAAACAGCTTGGAACCGCTTAAGCGGCGGCTTGGTGTCAATTTTATACAAGTACAAGTGGTAGGAATGAAAGTATATGTGGGCTGgattcaacaaaaaaataacttGTGAACAGCAGAAAATACCTAGAGAATTGTTAATAATAGTttgaattacaaaaaaaatatgtatatgtaGTTACAAAAGTTATTTATACGTGTGTGTAATATAACACGGAGCGCGAATCATCTATTCGTACTTGATACCACCATGGCCAGCTCTTTCTGCTTCATCTACAGATTTTTTATCAGTCTTTGGATTATTACCAGTTGGAACACCAAACAAAGACCCACTCTTAAATGGTCTTTTCAAATCACCAGTAGCAGGTTTACCAAACAAATGAATCTTAACTTCATTACTTTCCAAGGCACCTTTCACAGGAGAAATAATTTGCATAAATAATGGATTAGTATACCCCATATAGAAATGCATGAACCCCATCATAGCTACCCCAGTATAAATGGATTTAATACTACCATTAACATCTTTCAAATCGTAATCTCTGATAGTGGTaacttgtaatttttcttcttctgccATCATTACATTTTTAGGTTGAACAAACTTAATAGTAGTTAAATCATTCTTAGCAAGGATGGATCTTTTGGCCAATTGATAAATGATCCAACTTATTAAGATAGAACTACAATAGAATGTTCTCACGTAGAAGATGATCGTAGGATCTTCCATATCTAAACGACGAGAAATTTGCATCATGACTAAcatgatgataatgttgGTAAGTTGAGGATTCATCACGAATTAAGCGTtattctttctctttctcttgCTTGAACTACTGGATAATACCGCGCTGCAATGGATTTCTTGGTGACAATTCGCTACTGACCCTCTTTTGCATTTTATTCTAA includes:
- the NDAI0A05170 gene encoding PHO88 family protein (similar to Saccharomyces cerevisiae PHO88 (YBR106W); ancestral locus Anc_3.355) codes for the protein MNPQLTNIIIMLVMMQISRRLDMEDPTIIFYVRTFYCSSILISWIIYQLAKRSILAKNDLTTIKFVQPKNVMMAEEEKLQVTTIRDYDLKDVNGSIKSIYTGVAMMGFMHFYMGYTNPLFMQIISPVKGALESNEVKIHLFGKPATGDLKRPFKSGSLFGVPTGNNPKTDKKSVDEAERAGHGGIKYE